One window from the genome of Sardina pilchardus chromosome 12, fSarPil1.1, whole genome shotgun sequence encodes:
- the LOC134097380 gene encoding uncharacterized protein LOC134097380: MSEQADQNLSWAKNEEDDCKSSGTFDVENCGDCYISDVSSCSELDLKESSIPALRTDPAVDLGDAFDLFETEDEEETSTTSSSSSSSTSGGSSGSVAACALSNSSSNSEDDHKSNSSTITIEKGNCGDCYLSDVSSCSELELDLKESRCVSTLKTDPAVQNSGLLVSPPVMVQMYDLPPRPARPVLQCWEDPQVASCRKTDRLFSTPTDHDWVTMSAPALYRTESDLTLVSLDEDDAPRAGVEPVAPVLVSSSGGESAAVSGGGLSEAWAELECVLESNRASLQQEVTVHLDGVQDKLTAELQLRKRLREEERWAERHRQGGRLESLPMPGEDEAEEWQDCTGR, translated from the exons ATGAGTGAGCAAGCAGATCAAAACCTTTCATGGGCAAAG aatGAGGAGGATGACTGCAAGAGCAGCGGCACCTTTGATGTAGAGAACTGCGGTGACTGCTACATCAGTGATGTGTCCAGCTGCAGTGAG TTGGACCTTAAGGAGAGCAGTATTCCTGCCCTGAGGACCGACCCTGCCGTTGACCTTGGAGACGCCTTTGACCTCTTTGAG actgaggatgaggaggagaccagcaccaccagcagcagcagcagcagtagcaccaGCGGCGGCTCATCTGGATCTGTGGCCGCCTGCGCCCTGTCCAACTCCTCCAGCAACAGTGAG GATGACCACAAGAGTAACAGCAGCACCATTACCATTGAGAAAGGGAATTGTGGTGACTGCTATCTCAGCGATGTGTCCAGCTGCAGTGAG cttgagTTGGACCTTAAGGAGAGCAGGTGTGTAAGTACCCTGAAGACCGACCCTGCTGTCCAGAACTCTGGACTTCTGGTCTCTCCCCCAGTCATG gtgcagATGTATGACCTTCCACCGCGTCCTGCCCGTCCCGTGCTGCAGTGCTGGGAAGACCCCCAGGTGGCCTCTTGCCGGAAGACGGACCGCCTCTTCAGCACCCCAACTGACCACGACTGGGTCACCATGAGCGCTCCGGCCCTCTACAGGACCGAGAGCGACCTCACCCTGGTCAGCTTGGATGAGGACGACGCTCCCAGGGCAGGTGTGGAGCCGGTCGCCCCTGTGCTGGTCAGCAGCTCTGGGGGAGAGAGCGCGGCCGTAAGCGGTGGCGGCCTGTCCGAGGCCTGGGCAGAGCTGGAGTGCGTGCTGGAGAGCAACAGGGCCAGCTTGCAGCAGGAGGTGACCGTTCACCTGGACGGCGTGCAGGACAAACTGACCGCCGAGCTGCAGCTCCGCAAGCGCCTTCGTGAGGAGGAGCGCTGGGCTGAACGCCACCGGCAGGGGGGGCGGCTGGAGAGCCTGCCCAT GCCTGGTGAAGACGAGGCCGAAGAGTGGCAGGATTGTACCGGCCGATAG